The DNA segment CCCCCATGCAGGCATTGAGAAGCTTGTAGAATTTATCCCCGGACCTGATTTCCCGACAGGGGGAACTTTAGTCGAACCGCATGAGAATATTGTCAGGGCATATGAAACCGGCAAAGGTTCATTCCGCCTTCGTGCCAAGTGGGAAAAGGAAGAGCTAAGCCACGGCATGTATCAGATAGTTATAACCGAAATTCCTTATCAGGTACAAAAATCAAAACTGATAGAAAAAATAGCCGACCTTATGAAGTTGAAGAAGTTATCACTTCTTGGTAATATCCGTGATGAATCAGCCGAGGATATACGTGTTGTTATCGACCCTAAAAGCCGTCAGGTAGCACCGGATACATTGATGGAATCATTATATAAGCTTACCGATTTAGAAGTGCGTATCAGCCTTAACATGAATGTAATAAGCAAGCATGGCTCTCCGGGTGTATTGTCGCTCAAGGAGGTGTTGCAGGCATTTCTTGAACACCGTATGGAAGTTCTTGTGCGTCGCAGCAATTATCGCTTAGGCAAAATCGACCACCGCTTGGAAGTTCTGGACGGATTACTGATAGCCTATCTGAATCTTGATGAAGTTATCCGCATTATACGTGAAGAAGATGACGCTAAAGCCATAATGATGAAAAAATGGGATTTGACGGAAGTTCAGGTTGAGGCGATATTGAACATGCGTTTACGTTCCTTGCGTAAATTAGAAGAAATAGAAATTAGGCGTGAGCATAAAGAGCTATCCGATGAAAAAGCGAAAATTCTGGAGTTGTTGGAAGATGAATCGCTACGCCGGAAATATATTTCCGATGAAATAAAGGAAATTAAAAACAAGTTCGGTCAGTCTACGGAACTTGGTAAAAGGCGTACTGATTTTGCCGATGCTCCTGTGGGGCAGGTAATATCTATTGAGGCATTCATTGAAAAAGAGCCGCTTACTATCCTTTGCTCGAAAAAAGGTTGGATTAAAGCGTTGAGGGGGCATGTTGAGGACGTGTCAGCCGTAAAATATAAAGAAGGTGATTCACATCAATTTGTGCTTAAAGGCTACACTACGGACAAGCTGGTAATATTCTCATCTGACGGCAAGTTCTTTACAATAGGCTGCAATAACCTTTCAGGAGGCAAGACGTTCGGTGAGCCGCTAAACCTTATGGTGGATATGGAGCAGGACGAAAAAGCCCTGAATATGTTCATATATAAGCCGGAAAAAAAATATCTGCTGGCATCTGATAAGGGCAAAGGCTTCATAGTAAAATCAGAGGACTTGATAGCCCAGACAAAGAACGGAAAACAGATACTTAATCTGTCCGATGACTCACATGCCCTTATCTGCACACCTGCCGAGGGTGACCATGTAGTTACCATAGGTAAGAACCGTAAAATGCTAATCTTCCCGTTAGCTGATTTGCCTGAAATGAAAAAAGGGCAGGGGGTTGCATTGCAAAAATATAAGCTTGGCGGATTATCCGATGCTAAGGTGTTTAAATTAGAGGAAGGTCTAACATGGAGCCTAGGCAACCGCACCCGTACCGAAGAAAATCTTATACAATGGATAAATAAGCGTGCATCCGCCGGTCGCCTACCGCCTGTAGGCTTCCCTAGGACTAATAAGTTTAGTTAGTCAATCCGTATTGTAATTAGAAAGTGTACCAAAAAAACATTCTTTCGAATCAAGTGTTAAATCATAACCGGCAAAACTGCAACTTACACCTCCGCACAACAAGTTGCCGATTTTGGCAGCAACCAAGCAGGCGTGAGCGTGAAAATCTATCAGCTTTCTAGCGTGGTTGGCAGAGGCTATGCGGGAACAGCTAGTGTTTGATTGGTCTAAGCAGCTTTTGGGAACAGCTCGATATGTTGGTTTCCATCACGACCGAAATAGACGGCTTTGCCCCCTGATATAAAAACCTCATAATGGGTGCAACCGGCTTCCATGATGCGACGCAAGAAAGTTTGATATTTAATTTTGCCTTGCTGAATATCCGTAATGGTTTGTTTTACTGCAACGGCGTCAAGCTGTTCGGGAATATCAACTGAATTAAAGTTTAATTCTCCGGTATGAGTTTCGCCTCGCTTTCCGAAGCTGAATTTCTTTTTGCCGACAAGGTCGGCAATATAGCGTTCAACACCTGCTTCGGCAAGTTTCATCACCACTTCCGGAAAGGTGATTTGTTCGGCAAGAGATTGTGAGGTACATTCTTTGATTGCGTCGGTTTTCATAGTTTCGCCTTATTTTACATTATCCGGGACAGCCCCAAATATTTATATACCGTCTGTATTTGCTTATATTCTTCTGCCCCACAACTGTCGTCAACGAGGCGGTTTTTCTTCAAAGGGCAGTAATATATTTTACCCATTTCTTCGATTTTTAGCATCAGATATTTTGTCGCATACCAGCTGTCCATCATAACCTTTGAGAACGACATTTCCTTCCGATATACAATGTTATTCAGCATGTCGTTGACGTGACCTAGCTTGCTTTTTCCGTCAATATCAGGATCAAATATCCGATAATCAATTGCCCAAAATTGCTCTGTTTCCGGGTTTACGTAAACGCATGTGACAACGCCAACACCCTTGATAATACCATGCGAATTGCCACTATATTGACGACGAACACCCTCAATCGAATGTGAAAAGTTCTTATCAACGATTGTGTCGTCGAACAAAATATACCCCCTTTTGCTTTCAATTACGGAGCCTTTAACGTGCTCCCAGAGCAACTTAGGAGTCAGCTTGTCTGACTTCAAATAACGATTAATCTGATCGTGACTCAAAGAAGCAGCGTGATCCGCAAAGTTGGTTAATGTATAGTTCTTCTGACTAACCAATAAATATTGGCAATAATCTAAACGAGTGACCCGCATCTGGCATACCTTGCTTTGTGAAAATGTGAATATAGCAGAGTTTAGCCGGAGGAGGGAGAAAATGCATAAGTCCTAAGAAAAATTAATATGGTGACCTTCCGCCCAATGAAAGACCGTCTTTACTTCTTTGAGAATTTAATAGCTGCTGCCAGCGACCTTCTGAACCACAAACTATCGGCACTTTTTCTTTCGGATCTAGAACTTTTGCTAGTTGTTCATTAATTTGAGATTGCTCAATTTCATTAGAACCGGTTCTGAATCCAAATACCATACCAGAAGTGTGCATTAGGTTCTCATTATATAGCTCACTACTAGATGGAAGTATGGATTCAGCGTTGTGACCTGACAAATTCATAATTGTTCCTTTGGGTTCTTTTGTTATATGGTCTTCTGATATTATATCTTTTAACAAAGATCCGATAGCTCCTTCTTTTACTATTTTTTTTTCAAGTAAAATGTCATCTATATCTGGAGTGGTTCTATAATCGCTTTTTGCCATTTTAAGTCTTCTTGCTGCCATTTCAAGAGCCATGTCGGTTCTGTCATTTATTGCGGCTGCACCAGCTGAGAATACTTCGTTAAACTCGTCAGTGGCATCTTGATTCGGTGATATTATGTCTTGTTCAAACTCTATAGGTCTAATTGGAGTTGAGGGCATTATTCCTTCTATATTAGGTGGGTAGGTTCCTTTATATACCTCATCTTGTATAGATCCTCTTTCAATCCAGTCATCTGCATCGGCGTATGTTTGATCATACATTTCTTTAACAAATCTATAAGTATCTATTGTGTTACTTGTTTCCGCTTCTTCACTGTATCTTTTATGATCTCCGTTGATATCTAGTGTTCTTCTGTCAAAATAATACCCCTCAATAAATGTCTTTTGGTGATCCAGTGATATAATTGGTTTTTCACGAATTAATGAAAGTTCGCTTATAAAGTCGTTTATTCTATCTGCATTGTTTTCTAATTTGTTGTTAGCAATATCAATTATTCCAAGGTGCTGCTCATGTAGCGGCATAGCTATATCCATACCTGATATTGTAATGTCCTTATAAAAATCTAGAGGTTGATTTGTATGTATATAGTGTTTTTCTAGACCACCTTCTTTTGCTCTTGCTGCTGCATTAATTTGTGTTGTTCTAACATAATTTGGTGTTTTTTGTCCGCCTAAATAATCGTTTTGACGAACATCAATAGAATGAGACGTTGTGATAGGGCCATAGCTTATAGATTGGGTGTCTGTTTTTGGCCTCTTAGTATCATTGCCATAAGTATTTCTTGCTGGTCTTTTTCTATGAAAGTTGTTGTTATCTTTGCTCATATCTGGTTTTGTTATTGTTGTTTACATACAACCAATTGTAGCAGATATGTGTCCACGAGTACAGTTTTGATGTTGTGTTTGTGTGATATAGAATTAATCAACGGTTCTGACACATCTGTTAAATGAGTTTTTAAATACTTATAATTATGTACCTATTTACACTACTTGGAAGGTTCAAAATGCGTAAGTCCTAATTATAATTAAAAAGATCAATAACATTCGAAAACGCATCAAAATGCGGCACCAGTGCGGCACCAGGGAAAAATATACAAGTTTATTGAATCAGCTAACCTATTGATTTATAATGGTGGGCGGTAGAAGACTCGAACTTCCGACCTCCACGATGTCAACGTGGCGCTCTAACCAACTGAGCTAACCGCCCTTAGGGGAAATTTAGAGTGGTGAAAATACGCATCTGCGATATAAATGTAAAGCGTTTTACGATAATTTTTGTGATGCATAAAGATATGCCCCGCAATCCCGTGGGATACGATTTAGCTGAAATGCTTTACAAATACGGACAATCATTACATAAACTATGCACAAAATAGTGCCGAATTACAAAGA comes from the Pseudomonadota bacterium genome and includes:
- a CDS encoding DUF1398 family protein, with amino-acid sequence MKTDAIKECTSQSLAEQITFPEVVMKLAEAGVERYIADLVGKKKFSFGKRGETHTGELNFNSVDIPEQLDAVAVKQTITDIQQGKIKYQTFLRRIMEAGCTHYEVFISGGKAVYFGRDGNQHIELFPKAA
- the parC gene encoding DNA topoisomerase IV subunit A is translated as MTTQDESNIIDVDFSAALGERYLAYALSTITSRSLPDVRDGLKPVHRRLLFAMMQLKLDPKSGFKKCARVVGDVIGKYHPHGDTAVYDTMVRLAQNFAVRYPMVDGQGNFGSIDGDNAAAMRYTEARLTDVAIALMQDLNLDTVDFRPTYDGSEVEPVVMPAAFPNLLANGSEGIAVGMATSIPPHNVGEICDALGYLIKHPHAGIEKLVEFIPGPDFPTGGTLVEPHENIVRAYETGKGSFRLRAKWEKEELSHGMYQIVITEIPYQVQKSKLIEKIADLMKLKKLSLLGNIRDESAEDIRVVIDPKSRQVAPDTLMESLYKLTDLEVRISLNMNVISKHGSPGVLSLKEVLQAFLEHRMEVLVRRSNYRLGKIDHRLEVLDGLLIAYLNLDEVIRIIREEDDAKAIMMKKWDLTEVQVEAILNMRLRSLRKLEEIEIRREHKELSDEKAKILELLEDESLRRKYISDEIKEIKNKFGQSTELGKRRTDFADAPVGQVISIEAFIEKEPLTILCSKKGWIKALRGHVEDVSAVKYKEGDSHQFVLKGYTTDKLVIFSSDGKFFTIGCNNLSGGKTFGEPLNLMVDMEQDEKALNMFIYKPEKKYLLASDKGKGFIVKSEDLIAQTKNGKQILNLSDDSHALICTPAEGDHVVTIGKNRKMLIFPLADLPEMKKGQGVALQKYKLGGLSDAKVFKLEEGLTWSLGNRTRTEENLIQWINKRASAGRLPPVGFPRTNKFS
- a CDS encoding transposase codes for the protein MRVTRLDYCQYLLVSQKNYTLTNFADHAASLSHDQINRYLKSDKLTPKLLWEHVKGSVIESKRGYILFDDTIVDKNFSHSIEGVRRQYSGNSHGIIKGVGVVTCVYVNPETEQFWAIDYRIFDPDIDGKSKLGHVNDMLNNIVYRKEMSFSKVMMDSWYATKYLMLKIEEMGKIYYCPLKKNRLVDDSCGAEEYKQIQTVYKYLGLSRIM